ACTTCCATTCTCTACAGTAAACTGCCTCACTCTCTTGTGCCTCCATAACTCGCACCTTCACAGTATGGTTCTCGACAGCATATCCTCCGAGTCCGAGTACTTTGTCTTGCCCGGATTGCCCGATCATTTTGAATTCACTAAATCTCAACTATCTGTGCCCATGGATCCAGAGATGATCAAATTTAACGAGCAAATGATAGCAGCCGACCTAGCCTCATACGGGGTTATTGTCAATACTTTCCGAGAGATGGAGCCTGCGTATGTCGAAGGAATTAGGATGGCAAGATCAGAAGCAAAAGTCTGGTGTATTGGCCCTGTTTCGCTTTGCAACGAAGACAACATGGATAAGGCAGAGAGAGGTCACAACTCTGCCATTGAAGAACACCAATGCTTGACGTGGCTTGATGCCCAGGAACCCTGCTCTGTTGTCTATGCCTGCCTTGGAAGCGTCTGTAATCTTATAACTTCGCAGTTGATAGAGCTCGGGCTGGGCTTAGAAGAGTCAAACAAGCCATTCATTTGGGTCATAAGGGAAACAAAAAACTCGGAAGAATTGGAGAAATGGGTTTTAGAAGACGGATTTGAAGAAAGGATCAAAGGGCGAGGCCTTTTGATTCGAGGCTGGGCTCCGCAATTATTAATCTTATCACATCCTTCGGTTGGAGGGTTTTTAACGCACTGCGGTTGGAATTCAAGCCTAGAAGGAATATGCGCCGGGATGCCAATGGCTACATGGCCGCAATTTGGGGACCAGTTTATGAATGAGAAACTACTTGTGCAGATACTAAAAATTGGCGTGAAGGTTGGGGTGGAGGAACCATTGAAGTTGGGTGAGGAGGAGAAGATGGGGGTGTTGGTGAAGAAGGAAGACGTTAAGGGGGCCATTGACAGGCTAATGGAtgaaggagagagaagagaagagataaGGAAAAGAGGCAGAGAGCTTGGAGAGATGGCAAAAAGGGCTGTTGAAGATGGGGGTTCTTCCCACATGGATATGACACAGCTAATTCAAGATATcatgtaagttcaacaaacaaGACGCATAGAATCAACCTAGCTAGCAGACGTATTCCGATGTCTCATTTTACTTGGGTTGATCAGTTCGACAAGCAGGACGCATATTATTGTCTGTCGTTGAAACTTGAGTCATTTAATGTgttatttaagaataataatgagttaagtaagtaaaatgaattatatcgagtctatttaaattaaatttagatgtgtttgtatgttaagataagtttagtattatttataaaaaattgaaaaaaggttgtgagtgatgtgttgagttgaaaaaagttgtgagtctcatgtgtaagaaaattttaaattgaaatgagacgtttagtaatttgagagttaagtatttgaatgttagacacaacttaaaattagattaaactaAGCTGATCTCTGCTAAATCTTACAACCAAACGGGCCTTAAAGAAAATATCTAagtttactttttaaaaaggaGTAGTGAtacatatacttataatttttacttatacttttacttataagattcattttgtcagttttgttttgaattttataatttttagcatatcaataattaatatatgtagaagtaaattttttgtaaattttattttaaatacaaataatatttttctttaaaatatatatatatatatatatatataattaatatatagtcaaCGACTAGTTAATGCACTcacctatatataatatcgtAATATAAAATTTCGCTATCATTTCCTCTTCTCCCTCCAACAACACAAGACTCGAGAACCTTCACCTTCatcttcatttcattattatatttttaatataatatataaaaaatattttttttattattatatttgtattattaataccAAATGTAAGTAATAgatgctaattgcaaaatatataaaaaaatgattttataaaaaaaataaataatattttattattatttggttcaaagatgCTCAAtccaatatgaaaatttttcttgatatacaaaatcaatcttaaaaaaatatgattttttatatacatatagaaaaattaatactaatgctctaacaGAGGTCCTTTACTGGAATGACCTGCAACTAGACCTTACACCTGAAGTAGCATCCTGCACTTCTAATTACACACTGGTTTTTAGACTCATCTCCTCTCGCCCGCTACGTCCCATTCCACCATCATGGAAAGGACTACCCTTATCTTCTTAAAAGGGTCTGTAATAACACTTTTAAGATCATTTTCATCCGGATCCTcgtaatattttctaaatttggcTAGAAATCATACttgttataattttcttctaaattttactcattttttaaaaatctcatacatttcgttttctatcatttttctattctattaaaataatctttttctattttttctttattatttttttctatcactttcatttatattctttctttatattctaTTCAAATATAagtttggaataaaaaaataaaatcaaaaaatgatttaggaTGTGTACAGTTACTCCCCAAATTTGTTCACattccaaaatcaaaacttaatttaggAAATCGGATGTAAATGAGTTTCCATTTACAGTCGATAAAGTGTGTAGtaagacacatataatttaagttttgaatcgATGTTCATGTGTCAATGGTTAAACTAGCCCGCCCAACtgtcttaaatattttccttgacttctttttctctattttaaatagtttaatacagTCTCTCGCTGCAGTAGTTTGAGATGGCACTTGGAACCTTGGTTCAAGTGATTTACATACTTTTCTAAATCTCTGGGTTTCTACTATCCTAAATGGAAGCTTATTACAAATTACATTTCAGCAATTGTCATTCGTACATTTTCTGAATCAAACTTATGTGCATTTGCCGAGTTATTGACATCACTATCTCCAATTCCCTCAAGAGCCCCCTCACAACTCATAGTTTGTTGATCCGTAAGTCTGATTCTATGAGGATGTTGTTTAAAAGTACCAAGATGTTGTAGCATACTTGATGTATCATGTCTTTTGGGATGACAAGAGCAAATCTTGTGACAATAATTACACTTCACTTTTAAGTCATTTAAAGGGCATCCATCTATTTTAGTGAAATGGTCTCACACTATTGAGGGGTCCTTATTTGCCCTCCTTTTATGAGGAGGGACTAGGAGACTTGTGTTACTAGACAAGTAAATATTTGAAGTCATTTGTGATCAGTTTTTCAAATGAATAGCAGTCTCATTATCTCTTAAATTTGTATGAGTGTCACTTTAGAAATAATCCATATATGAGTtgacatataaaaattaagatattaagatatgaactgaaaattactctatttttataatttaaagaaactcgaaaaaaatagaaaccacTTATCAAATAAGCGTACCTAAGTACTTGTGAAGCCCAATGGCTAATTATTGACTAACAAGATGTGAtaataaagttaattttttaagatcatTTTCAGGCAAAGTACAAATACTTTTACTCAAAAAGAAGTAaggaaatatcaaaatattcaactcaACCAAATGAAAACAGAGCAGTAATGCCTAATATCACTGCTCTGTTTGTGTCTGATCAGGTGAATATGTCTGTGGATTGGCTAGGTGAGGCACAGATGGGAGACCCACAATTGCATGGTGTTCGTTTGTCGAGTTTCCTTCATTTTATGTACTTATGCATGCAGAACAGAATGAGCAAAATATGATCATGATCCTAAGTGGGATCGTTGCTTCAACCTGTGGGAATGAGATTGTATACATGTATTGATTTTGGATCTTATCTTTATAAAAGGAAATGGGTGCTTAATTAGGAAATATGTGTATCTGTGATGATTCAAATCTAGTGCAGATGAGACATGCGTTTTTCCTGTCCTTGGCAGAGCCATAATCATGTGACATTTAGACTTAGTTGATATGAAATGTTGTGGCGTTTTGTTCAGAGATCTCTTTactataaacttataaataagttttaagaCACATAAATAATCTCTTTACTATCTTTCTTCACGGAGTATGCCAGccaagaaaataggaaaatgtCCATGCAAACATTTAATTGCAGAAAATGTTTCCATGCATAAGTGCTCATGAACTTGGCAGAGTTTTGTTTTCTAAGAACGATGTCCTGAGGCAACAAGTTAACAAAAGGGCCCATTAGTtaatgatatttgttttgtCATCACAGCCATACAGTTTTCTACTGAATTGAATGGTCTAGTTTGAAGAGAGATATACAATATCAAATGCCCACCTAAGGTTATTTATCTTGTTTTTCACATGTTGATACTAAAGATTCCtcaaaaatggaaagaaacaaCAGAGTAAACCACCACcacccaaacaaaacaaaaaatactaaaagtttaGATAAGAAAATCAGACCCAGAAAATTAACAATGATTgcaaaaaaacccaaaacattTGCAAAAAAAAGTTCAGATACTAAAAGTTctcttttattactatttacaaatttgatGGGTGAATCACATGTACGTAGTGTCTACGTACACATCGTCACCTGTCCACGATATTCATGTGTGCAGCCAAAAATGAAGCAATCCTAAACATCCAACTGGTATTCAACACCAAACAAAGGCGATGCTATAAAGGCAAAATAAACGGActagagattaaaaaataaaaaaataaaaagggtcCAAAACCACTGTATTGTCTAAACTCCTCCAGTGAGTTCTCTCTATCTCCTCTGAGAAATACCTAAGCCATCCACCTTTCAGTCAACCGACGTCCCCAACAACTCTCCATACCCAATCAGACCAACCAACCTTATCCTATGATCCCCTGACTGAACAAATTTGTCTCCCAGCATTAATGGTATTGGTATCTATATCTGCAAATGTAAatacatatttacataatatgactTTTAATTTGactgtattaaattatatatttttataattttacataactatAGACAGCATTTCAACATTTTAGAGATATactatttacttttcaaatgttattttattaatttttctctttcctttcactctctctctctcactaccATTTCCCCTTCTCCCTCCAACAACACAAGACTCAAGAGAACCTTCAccttcatttcattattatatttttaatataatatataaaaaaatatatatttttattattatatttgtattattaatgccaaatgtaagaaattaaattatttattatattttatataaaaatttaataaaattttaataataagaaaaaatgaattgtaatgaattgatatgagtttCGAATTCAAACGAGGCCAAAGATACCtctatattaatactatttgCCAATGGAAAAAAAACGACAGGAGATCAGCACCGTTAAAGTTTAATTCGAGATGATAAGCCGCTTACGTAACGTCAGTATGTGGCTTGCAAACAATTCAGGACTCATTCTATACTTTgtttaaaagaagaattatatGCCTCACCTACTCTACTATTCAATTTTTAcactataattaatatatagttttttcacttataattttttgtttaaatagcgagaagaatttttctaaaaagcaGCTCAACTCATTCTTTCTCTACTCCTCAATATTCTTTCAGCCATGGGCTCCCAACTTCCCCAGCTTCACTTCCTCCTTCTTCCGCTAATGTCCCAAAGCCATCTCATTCCCTTCGCAGATATGGCCAAACTACTTGCACACCGTGGCATAAAAGTTACCCTTGTCCTAACACCCCAGAATGCAGCCCGGTTCAACAAAATCCTTGATCACGCACATGCCTCGAACCTCAACCTCGAGTTTGTTTCACTACGCTTTCCTTGCCAAGAAGCTGGGTTGCCGGAAAGGATGCGAAAACATGGACATCCTCCCTTCTCCGGACTTAATACCACAGTTTTTTGAAGCAAGCAACATGCTGCAAAAACCACTAGAAAAGTGGCTGGGGGAGTTGGCATCCCGTCCCAGCTGCATTATTTCTGACATTTGTCTTCCTTGGACGTCAGATGTCGCTCTCAAGTTTAAGATTCCAAGGCTTGTCTTCCATGGAATATCTTGCTTCGCACGCTTATGCAGTCATAACGTATCTCGCTCCAAGGTGCTCGAGAGAGTCACATCTGACTCGGAGTCATTTCTGGTGCCCGACATGCCAGATAGAATTGAATTCACTAAAGCCCAGCTGCCTGAACCAATGAAACAAAGTTCGGATGAATGGAGACACCTCATCGACCAGTTCATAGAGGCAGAGCTTTCGGCACAAGGGATAGCGGTGAACACTTTTGAAGAGTTAGAGCCAAGGTACGTGAAAGAATATCAGAAAGTGGTTAGGATGATTTGGTGCATCGGACCCCTATCTTTATGTAACAACGCGGTATCAGATAATTTTGACAGGGGAAACAAGTCCTGTATTGGTGAGCCCCAGTGCTTGAGGTGGCTCGACTCGATGGAGCCCGCCTCTGTCATTTACGTTTGTTTTGGTAGTCTATGTAACTTAACAGATTCACAGCTAGTGGAGCTTGCTTTGGGCTTAGAAGCATCCAACCGTCCATTCATTTGGGTTATTAGAGAAGGAGATTACTCTACAGAGTTAGAGAAATGG
This genomic interval from Juglans regia cultivar Chandler chromosome 3, Walnut 2.0, whole genome shotgun sequence contains the following:
- the LOC109005704 gene encoding UDP-glycosyltransferase 73C6-like, coding for MASQPHRLHFVLFPLIARGHMIPMIDLARMLAQRGVIVTMVVATLKAARLETSISRAIESGLQIHVIQLQFPCQEAGIPEGCDTVDKLLSLGLSTKFLTSTSMLQRPVEKLLEKLAPQPSCIISDMSFPWTADVARKFHIPRLPFSTVNCLTLLCLHNSHLHSMVLDSISSESEYFVLPGLPDHFEFTKSQLSVPMDPEMIKFNEQMIAADLASYGVIVNTFREMEPAYVEGIRMARSEAKVWCIGPVSLCNEDNMDKAERGHNSAIEEHQCLTWLDAQEPCSVVYACLGSVCNLITSQLIELGLGLEESNKPFIWVIRETKNSEELEKWVLEDGFEERIKGRGLLIRGWAPQLLILSHPSVGGFLTHCGWNSSLEGICAGMPMATWPQFGDQFMNEKLLVQILKIGVKVGVEEPLKLGEEEKMGVLVKKEDVKGAIDRLMDEGERREEIRKRGRELGEMAKRAVEDGGSSHMDMTQLIQDIM